Proteins from one Dysgonomonas sp. HDW5A genomic window:
- a CDS encoding outer membrane beta-barrel protein: MKKLSLRFLLILSLALLNVGLASSQVRFGLRGGFDVSNNRINKDILNANNRLGFQVGGVVEVMAPIVGWGAEAAVLYGHQKFDVTNENYNLTNYNYLRVPVSLKKKFSIVGLFGVFIIVGPYAEFRLSGGDLESKGSIVEQYKSKSFGMGFDAGAGVELLKHLEIGMYYRKALTDNYSSSSEGRLEKRPSNWSVNLTYFF; encoded by the coding sequence GCTTAAGATTTCTGCTTATTCTATCTCTTGCATTATTAAATGTAGGTCTTGCGTCATCACAAGTCAGATTTGGTCTTCGTGGAGGTTTTGATGTTAGCAATAATCGTATCAACAAAGATATCTTAAATGCAAACAACCGCTTAGGATTTCAAGTCGGCGGAGTTGTCGAAGTAATGGCTCCTATCGTTGGATGGGGAGCAGAAGCCGCTGTGCTTTACGGACACCAGAAATTTGATGTTACAAATGAAAATTATAATCTTACCAATTATAATTATTTGAGGGTTCCGGTGAGTTTGAAGAAGAAATTTAGTATAGTTGGTCTTTTCGGAGTCTTCATTATTGTTGGTCCGTATGCCGAATTTAGACTAAGTGGAGGCGATCTTGAATCGAAAGGAAGCATAGTAGAACAATATAAATCGAAATCGTTTGGGATGGGATTCGATGCAGGAGCAGGAGTTGAACTTCTCAAACATCTTGAAATCGGTATGTATTATAGAAAAGCTTTGACTGATAATTATTCAAGTAGTTCTGAAGGTCGTTTAGAAAAAAGACCTTCTAACTGGAGTGTGAACTTAACTTATTTCTTTTGA